From the genome of Papaver somniferum cultivar HN1 chromosome 2, ASM357369v1, whole genome shotgun sequence, one region includes:
- the LOC113353576 gene encoding uncharacterized protein LOC113353576 codes for MAIKRVRAVVKHVMSSPARLSKFMDCAKQEKIDCRKGLVLDVDTRWNSTYMMLEAACRYQKAFERLAREDKAFKKKFCFNERSIPPVFSTSTGASNDVDMEEASTIAHNKGKKKAPPPPPIHAPYMEDWANARSFGKFLKVIVIMLLNLLGLLMMKILRMLV; via the exons ATGGCTATTAAGAGAGTAAGGGCAGTGGTGAAGCATGTGATGAGTTCTCCTGCTAGGTTGAGTAAGTTTATGGATTGTGCTAAACAAGAAAAGATAGATTGCAGAAAAGGTTTAGTTTTAGATGTGGATACAAGATGGAATTCCACTTACATGATGTTGGAAGCTGCTTGTAGATATCAGAAAGCTTTTGAAAGGCTAGCACGGGAAGATAAGGCTTTCAAAAAGAAGTTTTGTTTCAACGAAAGATCCATCCCTCCTGTATTTTCTACTTCTACCGGTGCTAGTAATGATGTTGACATGGAAGAAGCTTCTACTATTGCTCATAACAAAGGCAAGAAGAAGGCCCCTCCTCCGCCTCCTATACATGCTCCATATATGGAAGATTGGGCCAATGCAAGATCATTTGGAAAATTTTTAAAG GTGATTGTAATAATGTTACTCAATCTTCTGGGGttactgatgatgaagattctgcGTATGCTAGTCTAA